The following proteins are encoded in a genomic region of Tigriopus californicus strain San Diego chromosome 6, Tcal_SD_v2.1, whole genome shotgun sequence:
- the LOC131881603 gene encoding uncharacterized protein LOC131881603, which yields MRSQTMMFYRNKYQKVLGIGSFLMFVMCVYHASFDNNEQIVFVESVPERRPQPSRNQSKSLLISSKEVNESKQPFPSPSTARIPSNSNIPEDPLAPLIRQSTSLLDNLVQTNAGDSLKQNYFELKSMLALWNPEASQWATKWSKRYRQMLDQLLGPWTLPRANDETLTRITSVVEQCKCSRTIWARSNQEDQHREGSTCSQHAFDRGPFQKVVGFTFYGNPKSKLGKSRKYFRGIEENLHDLPHFYPNWTLRLYYDLEANHTLMADLCALACSNEHIDLCYVRNLPSDGDIAKVFAMNWRFYPIKDPQVQSYVSRDLDSRFSEREKAAIVEWEQSSHAFHFMRDHPSHSIEVLGSGWGVRLGPMERVMMTEAFRQAQRDPIFWASRKAYGPDQGFLKRYLWPWGKWNAITHDSYTCLQFPRTSPFPTQRQMRPNNYIASVHESHDILRIECPSKCRPQAHPDWKYC from the exons ATGAGGAGCCAAACTATGATGTTTTATCGCAATAAGTATCAGAAGGTCCTGGGCATCGGCTCATTTCTTATGTTCGTGATGTGTGTCTACCATGCGAGTTTTGACAATAACGAGCAAATTGTTTTCGTTGAAAGTGTGCCCGAAAGAAGACCTCAACCATCTAGAAACCAATCAAAGTCGTTGTTGATCTCATCAAAAGAGGTCAATGAAAGTAAACAGCCATTTCCCAGTCCTTCAACAGCCAGGATTCCTAGCAATAGCAACATTCCAGAAGATCCACTCGCACCGCTGATTCGCCAATCAACTTCCCTTCTTGACAACCTTGTTCAAACCAACGCTGGCGatagtttgaaacaaaattactTTGAGCTCAAATCCATGTTGGCCCTCTGGAATCCTGAGGCCTCTCAATGGGCCACCAAGTGGAGCAAGCGCTACCGACAAATGTTGGACCAACTCCTGGGACCGTGGACTTTGCCACGTGCCAACGATGAGACTTTGACACGGATCACGTCAGTGGTCGAGCAATGCAAGTGTTCCAGGACAATTTGGGCCAGGAGTAACCAGGAAGACCAACATAGAGAGGGATCAACGTGCAGCCAGCATGCCTTTGACCGAggtccatttcaaaaagtcgtGGGATTTACTTTCTACGGCAACCCAAAGTCCAAGCTCGGGAAAAGTCGGAAATACTTTCGTGGGATTGAAGAGAACCTCCACGATCTACCTCATTTCTATCCCAATTGGACATTGAGGCTCTATTATGACTTAGAGGCTAACCACACACTAATGGCTGATCTTTGTGCTTTGGCCTGTTCCAATGAACACATTGATCTTTGCTATGTTCGGAACTTACCTTCTGACGGTGACATTGCTAAGGTGTTTGCCATGAACTGGAGATTTTATCCCATCAAGGACCCTCAA GTGCAATCTTACGTATCTCGCGATTTGGACTCGCGCTTCAGCGAGCGGGAAAAGGCGGCCATTGTTGAGTGGGAACAATCTAGTCATGCCTTCCATTTTATGCGAGATCATCCATCTCATTCGATCGAGGTTCTCGGCAGTGGTTGGGGGGTTCGCTTGGGACCCATGGAACGAGTCATGATGACCGAAGCCTTTCGGCAAGCTCAAAGGGACCCAATTTTTTGGGCCAGTAGAAAAGCCTACGGTCCCGATCAAGGTTTTCTCAAAAG GTATTTGTGGCCTTGGGGCAAATGGAATGCGATTACGCACGACAGTTACACTTGCCTGCAATTTCCGCGGACCTCGCCATTTCCAACGCAACGCCAAATGAGGCCCAATAACTATATTGCATCGGTCCATGAAAGCCATGACATTTTGCGCATAGAATGCCCGTCGAAATGCCGGCCGCAGGCTCATCCGGATTGGAAAtattgttga